The proteins below come from a single Deinococcus multiflagellatus genomic window:
- a CDS encoding CAP domain-containing protein, with product MKLILLPLLTLSLLAACGPGGEVTPPEPPPVVKPPVGDWPALGSVVVTSGPMAVGGAFQRLTVQTPAPAGYAWMNARPYSLGYGSAFSLTVQPGAVQGEWVEFQVTQSLAGTQTFTLAADATLKRLSDGQTRDYRGTLKLTVTGGGVQYPLYQDVLNRAPTADEREVVRLINEARVAGVGCPGSVTPIGPGKALVWNDVLAQAARQHAADMVRRNYFSHDTPEGLTVSTISVLLGAAIRGGGGDNLGSTGNTSPREVVNGWLSSPGHCYQMMNPDRSYAGVGHADPNDLTGRKWVLNVRDALDF from the coding sequence ATGAAACTGATCCTGCTGCCCTTGCTGACACTGAGTCTCCTCGCCGCTTGTGGTCCCGGTGGGGAGGTCACGCCCCCCGAACCACCCCCCGTGGTGAAGCCGCCTGTGGGCGACTGGCCTGCCCTGGGTTCGGTCGTCGTGACGTCGGGCCCGATGGCTGTGGGAGGCGCCTTCCAGCGCCTGACGGTTCAGACGCCCGCACCTGCGGGTTACGCCTGGATGAATGCCCGGCCTTACAGTCTTGGTTACGGCAGCGCATTTAGCCTTACTGTCCAACCTGGAGCAGTGCAAGGTGAATGGGTTGAATTTCAGGTGACACAGAGTTTAGCAGGAACCCAGACATTCACCCTTGCAGCTGACGCGACCCTCAAGCGGCTGAGCGACGGCCAAACGCGGGATTACCGAGGCACCCTGAAGCTGACCGTCACGGGTGGCGGCGTGCAGTACCCCCTGTACCAGGACGTGCTGAACCGGGCGCCGACGGCCGATGAACGCGAGGTCGTGCGGTTGATCAACGAAGCACGGGTGGCTGGTGTGGGGTGCCCCGGCAGCGTGACCCCGATTGGTCCGGGCAAGGCCCTGGTGTGGAACGACGTCCTCGCCCAGGCCGCCCGGCAGCATGCTGCAGACATGGTCCGCCGCAATTACTTCTCGCACGACACGCCCGAAGGTCTGACTGTGAGCACCATCAGCGTATTGCTCGGTGCAGCCATTCGCGGTGGTGGTGGAGACAACCTCGGCTCGACCGGCAACACCAGCCCCCGGGAGGTCGTGAACGGCTGGCTCAGCAGCCCCGGGCACTGCTACCAGATGATGAATCCAGACCGGAGCTACGCTGGGGTGGGTCACGCTGATCCGAATGACCTGACGGGGCGGAAGTGGGTTCTCAACGTCCGCGATGCCCTCGACTTCTGA
- a CDS encoding PadR family transcriptional regulator: MTTNDLKLAKHLYEEMDGETYALALTQSVGLNTTALYNSLARLERIGWIVGRWEEGTPAQLGRPARKYYRLTEKGMENYRETIHSLVPSALLRGLT; encoded by the coding sequence GTGACAACCAACGATCTGAAGCTCGCCAAGCACTTGTATGAGGAGATGGATGGTGAAACCTATGCTCTGGCGCTAACCCAATCAGTGGGCCTGAATACGACGGCGTTGTACAACTCTCTGGCCCGCCTGGAGCGCATTGGCTGGATCGTTGGACGATGGGAGGAAGGGACTCCAGCGCAGCTTGGGCGCCCAGCCCGGAAGTATTACCGGTTGACGGAGAAAGGCATGGAAAATTACCGCGAGACCATTCATTCTCTCGTTCCGTCTGCCCTGCTCCGGGGGCTCACGTGA